TTAGGACAGTGCCTAGCAtagagtaagtgctcagtaaatgttagctattgtagTCATCATTATTATAAAGCCAATAACTTATTCTTTTTAGTAGCTGGATAAATTTCCATTGCATAGATATTTGGTTCCCTAGTGATGATGATCTTTTATGAttacagtgttgcaatgaattgCCTTGTGAGATTGAAAATTTTTATGGGTTTAAAAGTCGTTAACACTTATGTGAAccatctgttcagatcctttgcctgTTGTTCTATTTAGCGTTGGTCATTTTTTTATCGATTATAGAAGGTTTTTACATATGGAAGTTAGTCCTTTAAATGATATAtgggtttaaaatattttttctattgtttgcCTTGTAACATTCTTTAACtgtttattgctattattattttttaccatGCAGAAAGTTTTCATTGTTATGTAGTCAAAGTTGTCAATCTTTTCTTTATTGGCTTTTGATTTGATGCCATATTTAAATGGACTTGCTTTACTTtgagatcataaaaaaaattctcctgtgatttccttttgtgtttttatGATTTCAGTTCTTAAATTTAAATCTTTGGTCCATCTCACATTTATTTTGGTGTGAGCTGGAATATCGAAGTGGAGAATAAATATATCCTTACCCAGTGGAGGGTCAACAACTTAACTCTCCTTCTTCAAATCCATTTTTAAGTAGAAGCTATgtaagtaaataaaacacagctcTTCAGAAATACCAGATTTCTCGTTGATACTTTGGGTTAAGTGGAAATATTTGGTTTATTATCATCGAGGATATCCACATAAAGGCAGAGAAGAAGACCTTTCCCAAATAAAATCCAAGTGACGTGTGTTGAAGCAAATATACTAAATGTTGCATTCTTGAGATATATAGGCATTTATTTACTTGAAATAATTGGTTTAGATTATTTTTTGATTTTATTCTCTTCTCACTGTGTTTAGGTTGCGAGTTAtaagaactcagcatcatataGAAGCGTTTGTTGAGCATCTAAATGGCCGGATTGTGGTTTCGGCATCCACTCGTGAATGGGCTATTAAAAAGCACCTTTATAGGACCACAAATGTGGTGGCTTGTGAGAGTATAGGACGAGTACTGGCAGAGCGATGCATACGGGCAGGAATCAACTTCGTGGTCTGCCAACCCACCCCTTGGGAGGCAGCCTCAGACTCGGTATGCTTGTTTTCATGTTTGTATCTAAAGAGTACTGTGTTAATTCTCGACAGCATTAGATAATTAATGGTAATAATTACCATTTACCAAGTCATTTTCATGTGTCAGACCCTGGTGTGAGTACTCTGACATACCTCATTTGGCTTCACAGCAACCCATGTGGTGGTGGTtatatgctgtcaagtcagttacgactcatagtgaccctatagggaagagGAGAGCTGCCCTGTCAGAATTTctatgctgtaatttttatgggagctgatcaccaggccttttctcctgcagagccactggtgggttcgaactgctgaccttttggttagtagtcgagtgcttaatcattgtaccaccaggtaggggctattattcccattttatacatAGATAAACTGAGGGTCAGGTTGACTTGGCCAGAGTCAGTGAGTGCTGGATTTCAAACCCAGGGTACTTTCCTATTCATGTATTAGCATGTTTTCTGTATCATATTTTAGAAACAGTATTGATTTTTGGTATCTCCACATTCCCTTGTTTCTTAATCTATGTTGTTATTAACATcaccttctgaaaaaccagtgtAGGCTGGGAAGTTAGCAAGGAGCACATCAGTTTTGTGTTTACTTCTGTCTTTGGGAATGAGCTGTATATTTTCAGCCTTACTTGTGCTAACTtcatccttttcctttttttctcatcttCAAAACCAGATCAAACAACTACAGAGTGCTATGACAGAAGGTGGGGTGGTGCTGCAGGAACCTCGGAGAATCTATCAGTAAACTAGAAACGTTCATTGCTGTGAACTTGTACGTACAAAACTCTCGGCTATTGCATCCATCAGAAGAGAGCACGTGGAAGAACACCAGTTGGAAGTTTTACAACAATCATTTAACAGTGAAATGTTGCTGCAGGAAAGCTCACATTCCCCCCACCGCTttgtgtgtgggttttttttttttttttaaatcgggcTGAATTCTTCCTCTCTCATGGACATGAGAGAAGTATCTGAGAAAAGCAGTCAAcaattttaattagtttttgcaGGACAAATTAAAAGTTGTTTTTAAGTTAAAGAATAAAGGCATATTGTTATTCACTTACCTTTTGGTGACATGAAATTTTCCTTGCCTTTGCCTCAGTGTGGCAAGAGCACACATAGCAGGTTTATGTAAAGCACTTACTACAGTGTCTGACTCGTAGTGGGTGATCTcagtaaatggtactgttttcctgctcAGGCTCCAGGGTGTGTGTGGTGCTTAAAGTTatatgtcatcttggctaggcaatgattctcagtggtttagcagacatTATGTAATTCTCcgctttgtgatctgatgtgtgcAGCCGGTCAGTtggaaggggaatttccttggggtgtggcctgcatcaaatatgtatggatgttctggcaaagttcacaCTCTCAGTGCTGCATTTGACTCGTCATCCTGTGACCTCTGGTTCGTAGGATGTGAGCCTCCaccctgccacctgacctgcagattttaggtTAGCCCCTGTGTCTTGATTATctaatactgctataacagaaataccacaagtggatggctttaacaaatttattctctcacagtctagtagaagtccaaattcagggcaccagctctaggggaaggctttctctctgtgttgactCTGAGGGAAGGCccatgtcatcagtctttcctggtcaaggagcttctccgtgcagggacgtcaggttcaaaggatgtacTATTctcatttcttggtggtatgaggtccccctgactCCGctggcttccctcttttatacctcaaaaaagattgatttaaaacatgacttaatcttgtagattgaatcctccctcattaacataactgcctctaatgctgcctcattaatatcataaaggcaggctttacaacacataagaaaatcacattagatgacaaaatggttgacaatcacaggatattgggaatcatggcctagccaagttacacgcattttggggggacacaattcaacccacaacattccaccctttggccctcaaaaattcatgcccttgccacatgtaaaacatatttaaCCCATTTTatcagcaaaagtcttaactcccaagtccaaaatccaaaaattcctcttcatctgtgaaatctagaataaagttacctgcttccaaagtacaatggtgcacAAGCTAGGcatttccatcacaaatgggagaaattggagggaaagaagggataacggaCACCaaggaagtcagcagaacacaattacattagctctcagggCTGGAAAATAATCCTCAGATCATTTAGacagtggccctgccctccagactctgggtgttggctacACTCTCGATTCTGGGTGGAGACCCCTTCATCCTGGGCTTCagttccaccttccaggcccactgggatggtaaCACTGCTCCTTTGGCtttaggtggccccattctcctggtccatgtgagtggcaaccccaccctttgagaccccagaggttgtgaccccaccctttgagactgaggcaactctgcttcctgCGTACCTTATTTTTTAAGCTTCTGCATCCTGACtccttggcctctcggccccTTGGGCCTGTCCGCCTGTGTCTGCCCTGTTGgggcaagtattccaaagctctttagctccacctgtaagtgcctggaggcaccccactctgccagtaagcctcctgtgcaaaggcactcagctcttgctCCATGTGTCAGCTCCAGCACTCTCTCTCACcagtctggttctgctgctgtcgcttctctgctgctgccagttctcacCATCTCCAGCGTAACAGCTCCCCTCATGTCCTTTTGAGTCCTCAGCAGGATTGtccttgatgtccataattccaccaacagtctcttttaaggcaatctaggcttttgctgttaggcactttaaaactctcccagcctctatccattcacagtttcaaaactgcttccacgttttaggtatctgttagagcagcaccccactcttctggtaccaaattctgtcttagtgctgctgtaacaaataccactagggcatggctttaacaaagacaaatttattctctcacagtctaggaggctagaagttcgaattaaGGGTGCCAgcctcaggggaaggctttctctctctgttgactctgggggaaggtcctagtcatcaatcttccctggtcgaggagcttctcagcagagaagccccaggttcaaaggacgcacccgtgagtcaggagaagcctccagcctgctgcctgacccacagattcggggcttgccagcctccacgattgcctgagccatttccttgaaacaaatctaaaggaaccctggtggcacagtggttaagcacttggctgctaactgaaaggttggcagttcgaattcagtaGCTGCTTCACAGAAGAAGGACAtggaaatctgcttctataaaaattacagccttggaaaccctgtggggcgtttctactctgtcctgtagggttgctatgagtcagaattggtgacaacgggtttttttttttttcttttttaatgtgtatatatttacatgcaCGCTTCGCTGGTTTTgcccctctagagaacccagcctaagacggggttttttttttttttttttttcaaatagggAATATCATTATCAGTTGAAAAATaaacattgttagtaatgtgaAGAAAAGGAGCAAATGCTAGCCTCAGTTGGGTGTTGCTAGTGCGCTTCTGGATGCTAACAGGCAGAGAACTAAGTCTGAAGACAGGAGTGCCGTGAGGAACTAGAGGTGGAGACAGCAGGGTTAGTGTATGCTAGATTTCCcacaaagtggaaatttattagGTGGACAAAACTTGGTGTCCGTGCAAGTTAATGTAAAACTGAAGCTTGGGTAGGTAGATGGGATCACGGCAGTTCTCTGAAAGGAGTTAACTATTTCTATTTCAGATAAATTTAGGGAGGAAGAAGCTATAAGCATTTAGGAAAGCTTCTAGAGCATCATCGCCAACTTGTAAATGTACACCAcagtgataaggagccctggtggtgcgatggtgaagtgcttggctgctagctgaaaggtcggcagtggctctgtggaagaaaagacctggcgatctgctcccataaagatttcagcttagaaaaccctatggagcagttctcctctgtcctccagggttgctgtgagttggaatcgacttgtcagCACGCAACAACAACCCCAATGATTAATTTATTAGAAGTGAAATGTGATGCTACTGTCAATCTGagtattctatttttaaaaggtaAACACAAATCTGTGGGCACCAACATTAAAAGAAATACGATTGATTCTGGAAAGCCTTCATAATCCAATGGCTTATATATTTTCCCTTGTGATCGATAA
This is a stretch of genomic DNA from Elephas maximus indicus isolate mEleMax1 chromosome 1, mEleMax1 primary haplotype, whole genome shotgun sequence. It encodes these proteins:
- the MRPL18 gene encoding 39S ribosomal protein L18, mitochondrial isoform X1 is translated as MALRSRFWALSVCRNPEFGFAALSTSSKAVVKPEVDPVDNEAVAPEFTNRNPRNLELLAVARKERGWGTVWPSREFWHRLRVIRTQHHIEAFVEHLNGRIVVSASTREWAIKKHLYRTTNVVACESIGRVLAERCIRAGINFVVCQPTPWEAASDSIKQLQSAMTEGGVVLQEPRRIYQ
- the MRPL18 gene encoding 39S ribosomal protein L18, mitochondrial isoform X2; the encoded protein is MTSTGLNLSSGYGCGRGPLRRLQGAGGEAFLRLCLRSLSDGASVAVLGFVGLQKPRLRVIRTQHHIEAFVEHLNGRIVVSASTREWAIKKHLYRTTNVVACESIGRVLAERCIRAGINFVVCQPTPWEAASDSIKQLQSAMTEGGVVLQEPRRIYQ